From one Bacteroides intestinalis DSM 17393 genomic stretch:
- a CDS encoding MATE family efflux transporter — translation MATSREMTAGRALPLIFNFTMPLLMGNLLQQTYSLVDAAIVGKFLGINALASVGASTSVIFLILGFCNGCCGGFGIPVAQKFGARDYSTMRRYISVSLQLAAVMSVVIAVVTSILCGDILLMMRTPDIIFQDAYYYLLITFIGVPCTFFYNLLSSIIRALGDSKTPFWFLLFSTILNILLDLFCILVLDWGVAGAAIATVFSQGVSAVLCYGYMMRRFDILRGTPDERKFNGALARTLMYIGVPMGLQFSITAIGSIMLQSANNALGTACVAAFTAAMRIKMFFMCPLESLGIAMATYTGQNYGAGKPERIWMGVKVSALMMIIYWAFTFCILMLGARTFALLFVEASELEILKDTELFLHISVSFFPVLGLLCILRYTIQGAGYTNLAMLSGVSEMIARVLVSLYAVPAFGYLAVCFGDPTAWIAAVLFLVPAFIFVYRRLLRMRREQ, via the coding sequence ATGGCAACATCAAGAGAAATGACGGCAGGACGCGCATTGCCGTTGATATTCAATTTCACTATGCCTCTGTTGATGGGAAACCTGCTACAACAGACATACTCTCTGGTCGACGCGGCAATCGTAGGAAAATTCTTGGGTATTAATGCACTGGCTTCGGTAGGAGCAAGTACTTCGGTGATTTTCCTTATTCTTGGTTTCTGTAATGGATGTTGTGGAGGTTTCGGTATTCCTGTGGCGCAGAAATTCGGAGCGCGGGATTATAGCACGATGCGTCGTTATATATCGGTCAGTTTGCAACTGGCGGCGGTGATGTCGGTAGTGATTGCAGTGGTTACGAGTATTCTGTGTGGGGATATCCTGCTGATGATGCGTACACCGGATATCATATTCCAGGATGCCTACTATTATTTATTGATAACGTTTATCGGAGTTCCCTGTACTTTCTTTTATAATTTGCTGTCCAGCATCATTCGTGCTTTGGGCGATAGCAAGACGCCTTTCTGGTTTCTGTTGTTTTCTACTATACTTAATATTCTGCTCGACTTGTTCTGTATCCTAGTATTGGATTGGGGAGTGGCGGGAGCCGCCATCGCTACGGTCTTTTCACAAGGCGTATCGGCTGTGTTGTGCTATGGATACATGATGCGCCGTTTTGACATATTGCGGGGAACACCGGATGAACGGAAGTTCAACGGCGCCTTGGCACGGACACTGATGTATATCGGTGTACCTATGGGATTACAATTCTCGATTACCGCTATCGGAAGCATCATGTTGCAAAGCGCCAACAATGCATTGGGAACTGCTTGTGTAGCCGCTTTTACTGCTGCCATGCGCATCAAGATGTTCTTTATGTGCCCGCTTGAAAGTCTGGGCATTGCTATGGCTACTTATACCGGACAGAATTATGGTGCGGGTAAGCCCGAACGCATTTGGATGGGAGTAAAGGTAAGTGCGCTAATGATGATTATTTACTGGGCATTTACGTTCTGCATATTGATGCTGGGGGCACGTACGTTTGCCTTGCTTTTTGTGGAAGCGTCTGAACTGGAAATATTGAAGGACACGGAGTTGTTCCTGCATATTTCCGTGTCCTTCTTCCCGGTTTTGGGACTGCTTTGTATTCTGCGATATACCATTCAGGGAGCGGGATATACCAATCTTGCTATGCTTTCCGGAGTTTCCGAAATGATAGCACGTGTGCTGGTAAGTCTTTATGCAGTGCCCGCTTTCGGCTATCTTGCGGTCTGCTTCGGTGATCCGACGGCATGGATTGCGGCTGTCCTGTTCCTGGTGCCGGCATTTATTTTTGTATATCGGAGGTTGCTCCGGATGAGGAGAGAACAGTGA
- a CDS encoding murein L,D-transpeptidase catalytic domain family protein, with protein sequence MLRFIVFILFLFLPCTLFLGGKSLDNTPDSAERTAASDVEAYASLYRSMQLEGVVNWKAFRQAVAGYYKIDNRKREVLTLIDFSRPSTAKRLFVFDMRERKVLFSSVVSHGKNSGDNYATSFSNEYGSYKSSLGFYLTESTYQGKNGYSLILNGLEKGINDRARERAIVMHGAAYADPSVVSRGGRLGRSFGCPAVPQKLSRPIIDAIKGGSVMYIYAETPDYLAHSSVLKDADGL encoded by the coding sequence ATGTTGCGATTTATTGTATTCATTTTATTCTTATTTCTTCCTTGTACCTTGTTTCTGGGCGGCAAGTCGTTAGATAACACTCCTGATTCTGCTGAAAGGACTGCTGCATCTGATGTTGAGGCTTATGCGAGCTTATACCGTTCCATGCAGTTGGAAGGAGTTGTCAACTGGAAAGCTTTCCGGCAGGCTGTAGCAGGTTATTATAAAATAGACAATCGTAAACGGGAGGTGTTGACATTGATAGACTTTTCCCGTCCTTCTACCGCAAAACGTCTTTTTGTATTTGACATGAGGGAACGTAAAGTACTTTTCTCATCGGTTGTTTCCCACGGAAAGAATAGCGGTGATAATTATGCCACTTCCTTTTCCAACGAATATGGTTCCTACAAAAGTTCACTGGGGTTCTATCTTACAGAATCTACTTATCAGGGAAAGAATGGGTATTCGCTTATTTTGAATGGTTTGGAAAAAGGAATCAACGACCGGGCCCGTGAGCGTGCCATTGTGATGCATGGGGCGGCTTATGCCGATCCTTCGGTAGTCAGCAGAGGAGGACGTTTGGGAAGAAGCTTTGGCTGTCCGGCTGTTCCGCAAAAACTTTCCCGTCCTATCATTGATGCCATTAAAGGAGGAAGTGTGATGTATATCTATGCTGAAACTCCTGATTATCTGGCACACAGTTCAGTCTTAAAAGATGCAGACGGACTGTAG
- a CDS encoding L,D-transpeptidase: MKHSVLFACVAVGLIFAGCRNRQEPPVPVVVQEAEPKDTAVLEFPHPKEKQLTAADISLTKELLYDQHTLEDTYPYKDTVRSFKWDVIRNCLAYIENMQRDTTARWVVLQNYKNLNKEAPLVRKFVRNVYRRVSDTLGVERYQSVPLYLPADTLVPERYGRDGTIAYLKGEEGSFYRILPATFEEEWLAPRSYLKQLPDSTVFNHVIFVDRLDQNITTLEHVSEGEWKIRSMNPATTGMHAPPYAQETPLGMYLLQQKKTRMVFLKDGSAETGGYAPYASRFTNGAYIHGVPVNAPRTSMIEYSWSLGTTPRSHMCVRNATSHSKFVFDWAPTERSLVVVIE; this comes from the coding sequence ATGAAACATTCCGTTCTTTTTGCCTGCGTGGCTGTTGGTTTGATTTTTGCCGGATGTCGTAACCGGCAGGAACCACCTGTGCCGGTAGTTGTGCAGGAGGCTGAACCTAAAGATACGGCTGTGCTGGAATTTCCTCATCCTAAAGAGAAACAGTTGACCGCTGCTGATATTTCCCTTACCAAAGAATTGCTCTATGACCAGCATACCCTCGAAGATACCTATCCATATAAGGATACGGTACGCTCTTTCAAATGGGATGTCATCCGGAACTGTCTGGCTTATATCGAGAATATGCAGCGCGATACTACTGCAAGGTGGGTGGTGTTGCAGAATTATAAGAATCTGAATAAAGAAGCTCCCCTGGTACGTAAGTTCGTGCGGAATGTGTATCGCCGTGTATCTGATACACTGGGCGTGGAGCGCTATCAATCGGTGCCGCTGTATCTGCCCGCTGATACTTTGGTGCCCGAACGTTATGGTAGAGACGGTACTATCGCCTATCTGAAAGGCGAGGAGGGAAGTTTTTACCGGATATTACCCGCCACTTTTGAAGAAGAATGGCTGGCACCACGCAGTTATCTGAAACAATTGCCGGATAGTACCGTCTTTAATCATGTGATTTTTGTCGACCGCCTGGATCAGAATATTACTACCTTGGAACATGTCTCGGAAGGTGAGTGGAAGATACGCAGCATGAATCCCGCCACTACCGGAATGCATGCTCCACCTTATGCTCAGGAAACCCCCTTGGGAATGTATCTGCTTCAACAGAAGAAAACGCGTATGGTGTTCCTGAAAGATGGTTCGGCGGAGACAGGAGGCTATGCCCCCTATGCCAGCCGTTTTACGAACGGAGCTTATATTCACGGAGTGCCGGTGAATGCGCCGCGTACAAGTATGATTGAGTATAGCTGGTCGTTGGGAACCACTCCACGTTCGCACATGTGTGTGCGCAATGCTACTTCACATTCCAAGTTCGTTTTCGATTGGGCGCCTACCGAACGATCTTTGGTTGTGGTGATTGAATAG
- a CDS encoding glycoside hydrolase family protein: MERSLFKFALLGVMLLISHSSFSQITERERPAEWKQLVKGARFMDRFLPMKGNVLSSDTWGADCVLPRYVDNGIEDGIWSYWGGNIRKGEDGKYHLFACGWLECSPKGHMEWPNSYVFHTISDNLTGPFKPIRIIGKGHNPEIFRAKNGQYVVYVINGRYVSDDLNGKWEYGKFDFNARDRRIIEGLSNLSFAQREDSSYVMVCRGGGIWVSRDGLSEYNQLTDKRVYPDVDGRFEDPVIWRDHIQYHLIVNDWLGRIAFYLRSKDGVNWVVDPGEAYMPGVAVHADGQVEDWFKYERLKVYQDKYGRAVQANFAVIDTLKNEDKPFDHHSSKNISIPLNPGLLLTILDEKPITSGTKTIRVKIQAEEGFNPQTDIDVNSLRFGASEEVNYGRGCQVLTTENEGKDLIVTFNGKGNGITKDEFAPKLIGKYKDGRMLYGYARLPYIDYIEPILSACAPVFTKSGKGLECKVEVRNFGQVGSKKALVEVAYKKEGKTIKVASGMVPALKPYEKTDILLSAKDVVEEGKEYDLIVTLYSGKKVLSTFNLKKKVLE; this comes from the coding sequence ATGGAAAGAAGCCTCTTTAAATTTGCTCTACTGGGAGTCATGCTCTTGATCAGTCATTCCTCTTTTTCACAAATAACGGAACGGGAACGTCCTGCGGAATGGAAACAATTAGTGAAAGGTGCCCGCTTTATGGATCGTTTCCTGCCGATGAAGGGAAATGTACTTTCATCCGATACATGGGGCGCTGACTGTGTGCTTCCGCGTTATGTAGATAATGGCATTGAAGACGGTATCTGGTCCTATTGGGGTGGAAATATTCGAAAAGGCGAAGACGGTAAATATCATCTATTTGCCTGCGGCTGGCTGGAATGTTCACCTAAAGGACACATGGAATGGCCTAATTCATACGTATTTCATACCATAAGCGACAATCTGACGGGACCTTTCAAGCCTATTCGTATCATAGGTAAAGGGCATAATCCTGAAATATTCCGTGCTAAGAATGGGCAATATGTTGTTTATGTGATCAATGGACGTTATGTATCCGATGATCTGAATGGAAAATGGGAATATGGAAAGTTTGATTTCAATGCACGCGACCGCCGTATTATCGAGGGTCTGTCTAATCTTTCATTTGCCCAGCGTGAAGACAGCTCTTATGTGATGGTTTGTCGTGGTGGTGGTATCTGGGTCAGCAGAGATGGACTATCGGAATACAATCAACTGACCGACAAACGGGTTTATCCGGATGTAGACGGTCGGTTTGAAGATCCCGTAATCTGGCGCGATCATATTCAGTATCACCTGATTGTTAATGATTGGCTGGGACGTATTGCTTTCTATCTTCGTTCGAAGGATGGAGTGAACTGGGTGGTCGATCCGGGTGAAGCTTATATGCCGGGAGTTGCTGTACATGCAGACGGACAGGTGGAAGACTGGTTCAAATATGAACGCCTTAAAGTGTATCAGGATAAATACGGACGTGCTGTTCAGGCTAATTTCGCGGTAATCGATACGCTTAAAAACGAAGATAAACCTTTTGATCACCATAGCTCAAAGAATATCAGTATTCCCTTGAATCCTGGATTGTTGCTTACCATACTGGACGAGAAACCTATCACCTCGGGTACAAAAACAATTCGTGTGAAGATACAGGCGGAAGAAGGCTTCAATCCCCAGACGGATATAGATGTGAATTCCTTGCGCTTCGGTGCTTCTGAAGAAGTGAATTATGGTAGGGGTTGTCAGGTATTGACCACAGAAAATGAGGGCAAGGATTTGATTGTAACTTTCAATGGTAAAGGAAATGGTATCACTAAAGATGAGTTTGCCCCGAAATTGATTGGAAAATATAAAGATGGGAGAATGCTTTACGGGTATGCGCGTTTGCCATACATTGATTATATAGAACCGATCCTTTCAGCTTGTGCCCCAGTCTTTACCAAATCCGGGAAGGGATTGGAATGTAAAGTGGAAGTACGAAATTTCGGTCAGGTCGGCTCAAAGAAAGCATTGGTGGAAGTAGCGTATAAAAAGGAAGGAAAAACAATAAAGGTAGCTTCCGGTATGGTTCCGGCATTGAAGCCTTATGAAAAAACAGATATATTGCTTTCTGCTAAGGATGTGGTTGAGGAAGGAAAGGAATATGATTTGATAGTGACACTCTATTCCGGCAAAAAAGTATTGTCAACATTTAATCTGAAAAAGAAAGTGTTGGAGTAA